Proteins co-encoded in one Capsicum annuum cultivar UCD-10X-F1 chromosome 9, UCD10Xv1.1, whole genome shotgun sequence genomic window:
- the LOC107842628 gene encoding uncharacterized protein LOC107842628 isoform X1 — MENAADTSLRTLMFNDKIDTPNLGDFLRVKEDNNNNNNLAGLTLGAVLSIKLESSSSSSSSLPVHSNRTLLDIIRDDPNSGRENRQPWKHFTNKLRLKPPAEAWTSNISIQQCNGPIMSRRLSRDVVPTYSEVENTGEPEISASESTRSRILEIMRVENETAEEEQEAIGVEVEDQPVRMSLMALLTENDGDGSAYMMGDEDEEEDHDELDGVNEVPAADACAGASGENNCCVCMLRQKGAAFIPCGHTFCRLCSRELWVQRGVTYPQFQHRLGEPLRYRTTIFVCVMRR, encoded by the coding sequence ATGGAAAACGCCGCTGATACTAGTCTTAGGACATTGATGTTTAATGATAAAATCGATACTCCAAACCTTGGAGATTTTCTCAGAGTCAaagaagacaacaacaacaacaacaatcttgCAGGCCTTACATTAGGCGCTGTGTTGAGCATCAAACTagaatcttcttcttcttcttcttcttctttacctgTCCACTCCAACAGAACTCTTCTTGATATCATTCGAGACGATCCCAACAGTGGCAGAGAAAACAGGCAACCTTGGAAACATTTCACAAACAAACTCCGTCTCAAACCTCCTGCCGAAGCCTGGACATCTAACATTTCCATTCAACAATGTAATGGTCCGATAATGTCTCGTAGGTTGTCCCGGGATGTTGTTCCTACATATTCGGAGGTAGAAAATACTGGGGAGCCGGAGATATCTGCGTCTGAGTCAACAAGAAGTAGAATATTGGAAATAATGCGTGTTGAGAATGAAACTGCAGAAGAGGAACAAGAAGCAATTGGAGTGGAGGTGGAGGATCAACCAGTGCGAATGTCATTAATGGCCTTGTTAACAGAGAATGATGGAGACGGATCAGCTTATATGATGggagatgaagatgaagaagaagatcatGATGAATTGGACGGTGTTAATGAAGTTCCTGCTGCCGATGCCTGTGCTGGTGCCAGCGGAGAAAACAATTGTTGTGTGTGTATGTTGAGACAGAAAGGTGCTGCGTTTATACCTTGTGGACATACATTTTGCAGGTTGTGTTCAAGGGAGCTTTGGGTTCAAAGAG
- the LOC107842628 gene encoding uncharacterized protein LOC107842628 isoform X3: MENAADTSLRTLMFNDKIDTPNLGDFLRVKEDNNNNNNLAGLTLGAVLSIKLESSSSSSSSLPVHSNRTLLDIIRDDPNSGRENRQPWKHFTNKLRLKPPAEAWTSNISIQQCNGPIMSRRLSRDVVPTYSEVENTGEPEISASESTRSRILEIMRVENETAEEEQEAIGVEVEDQPVRMSLMALLTENDGDGSAYMMGDEDEEEDHDELDGVNEVPAADACAGASGENNCCVCMLRQKGAAFIPCGHTFCRLCSRELWVQRGMSMGVYCPIAITFAASG; encoded by the coding sequence ATGGAAAACGCCGCTGATACTAGTCTTAGGACATTGATGTTTAATGATAAAATCGATACTCCAAACCTTGGAGATTTTCTCAGAGTCAaagaagacaacaacaacaacaacaatcttgCAGGCCTTACATTAGGCGCTGTGTTGAGCATCAAACTagaatcttcttcttcttcttcttcttctttacctgTCCACTCCAACAGAACTCTTCTTGATATCATTCGAGACGATCCCAACAGTGGCAGAGAAAACAGGCAACCTTGGAAACATTTCACAAACAAACTCCGTCTCAAACCTCCTGCCGAAGCCTGGACATCTAACATTTCCATTCAACAATGTAATGGTCCGATAATGTCTCGTAGGTTGTCCCGGGATGTTGTTCCTACATATTCGGAGGTAGAAAATACTGGGGAGCCGGAGATATCTGCGTCTGAGTCAACAAGAAGTAGAATATTGGAAATAATGCGTGTTGAGAATGAAACTGCAGAAGAGGAACAAGAAGCAATTGGAGTGGAGGTGGAGGATCAACCAGTGCGAATGTCATTAATGGCCTTGTTAACAGAGAATGATGGAGACGGATCAGCTTATATGATGggagatgaagatgaagaagaagatcatGATGAATTGGACGGTGTTAATGAAGTTCCTGCTGCCGATGCCTGTGCTGGTGCCAGCGGAGAAAACAATTGTTGTGTGTGTATGTTGAGACAGAAAGGTGCTGCGTTTATACCTTGTGGACATACATTTTGCAGGTTGTGTTCAAGGGAGCTTTGGGTTCAAAGAG
- the LOC107842628 gene encoding uncharacterized protein LOC107842628 isoform X5: protein MENAADTSLRTLMFNDKIDTPNLGDFLRVKEDNNNNNNLAGLTLGAVLSIKLESSSSSSSSLPVHSNRTLLDIIRDDPNSGRENRQPWKHFTNKLRLKPPAEAWTSNISIQQCNGPIMSRRLSRDVVPTYSEVENTGEPEISASESTRSRILEIMRVENETAEEEQEAIGVEVEDQPVRMSLMALLTENDGDGSAYMMGDEDEEEDHDELDGVNEVPAADACAGASGENNCCVCMLRQKGAAFIPCGHTFCRLCSRELWVQRDFLIDRRDLPAISTQAW from the coding sequence ATGGAAAACGCCGCTGATACTAGTCTTAGGACATTGATGTTTAATGATAAAATCGATACTCCAAACCTTGGAGATTTTCTCAGAGTCAaagaagacaacaacaacaacaacaatcttgCAGGCCTTACATTAGGCGCTGTGTTGAGCATCAAACTagaatcttcttcttcttcttcttcttctttacctgTCCACTCCAACAGAACTCTTCTTGATATCATTCGAGACGATCCCAACAGTGGCAGAGAAAACAGGCAACCTTGGAAACATTTCACAAACAAACTCCGTCTCAAACCTCCTGCCGAAGCCTGGACATCTAACATTTCCATTCAACAATGTAATGGTCCGATAATGTCTCGTAGGTTGTCCCGGGATGTTGTTCCTACATATTCGGAGGTAGAAAATACTGGGGAGCCGGAGATATCTGCGTCTGAGTCAACAAGAAGTAGAATATTGGAAATAATGCGTGTTGAGAATGAAACTGCAGAAGAGGAACAAGAAGCAATTGGAGTGGAGGTGGAGGATCAACCAGTGCGAATGTCATTAATGGCCTTGTTAACAGAGAATGATGGAGACGGATCAGCTTATATGATGggagatgaagatgaagaagaagatcatGATGAATTGGACGGTGTTAATGAAGTTCCTGCTGCCGATGCCTGTGCTGGTGCCAGCGGAGAAAACAATTGTTGTGTGTGTATGTTGAGACAGAAAGGTGCTGCGTTTATACCTTGTGGACATACATTTTGCAGGTTGTGTTCAAGGGAGCTTTGGGTTCAAAGAG
- the LOC107842628 gene encoding uncharacterized protein LOC107842628 isoform X4 codes for MENAADTSLRTLMFNDKIDTPNLGDFLRVKEDNNNNNNLAGLTLGAVLSIKLESSSSSSSSLPVHSNRTLLDIIRDDPNSGRENRQPWKHFTNKLRLKPPAEAWTSNISIQQCNGPIMSRRLSRDVVPTYSEVENTGEPEISASESTRSRILEIMRVENETAEEEQEAIGVEVEDQPVRMSLMALLTENDGDGSAYMMGDEDEEEDHDELDGVNEVPAADACAGASGENNCCVCMLRQKGAAFIPCGHTFCRLCSRELWVQRGIYQVKSEQVFMDGGTI; via the coding sequence ATGGAAAACGCCGCTGATACTAGTCTTAGGACATTGATGTTTAATGATAAAATCGATACTCCAAACCTTGGAGATTTTCTCAGAGTCAaagaagacaacaacaacaacaacaatcttgCAGGCCTTACATTAGGCGCTGTGTTGAGCATCAAACTagaatcttcttcttcttcttcttcttctttacctgTCCACTCCAACAGAACTCTTCTTGATATCATTCGAGACGATCCCAACAGTGGCAGAGAAAACAGGCAACCTTGGAAACATTTCACAAACAAACTCCGTCTCAAACCTCCTGCCGAAGCCTGGACATCTAACATTTCCATTCAACAATGTAATGGTCCGATAATGTCTCGTAGGTTGTCCCGGGATGTTGTTCCTACATATTCGGAGGTAGAAAATACTGGGGAGCCGGAGATATCTGCGTCTGAGTCAACAAGAAGTAGAATATTGGAAATAATGCGTGTTGAGAATGAAACTGCAGAAGAGGAACAAGAAGCAATTGGAGTGGAGGTGGAGGATCAACCAGTGCGAATGTCATTAATGGCCTTGTTAACAGAGAATGATGGAGACGGATCAGCTTATATGATGggagatgaagatgaagaagaagatcatGATGAATTGGACGGTGTTAATGAAGTTCCTGCTGCCGATGCCTGTGCTGGTGCCAGCGGAGAAAACAATTGTTGTGTGTGTATGTTGAGACAGAAAGGTGCTGCGTTTATACCTTGTGGACATACATTTTGCAGGTTGTGTTCAAGGGAGCTTTGGGTTCAAAGAG
- the LOC107842628 gene encoding uncharacterized protein LOC107842628 isoform X6 — translation MENAADTSLRTLMFNDKIDTPNLGDFLRVKEDNNNNNNLAGLTLGAVLSIKLESSSSSSSSLPVHSNRTLLDIIRDDPNSGRENRQPWKHFTNKLRLKPPAEAWTSNISIQQCNGPIMSRRLSRDVVPTYSEVENTGEPEISASESTRSRILEIMRVENETAEEEQEAIGVEVEDQPVRMSLMALLTENDGDGSAYMMGDEDEEEDHDELDGVNEVPAADACAGASGENNCCVCMLRQKGAAFIPCGHTFCRLCSRELWVQRDME, via the coding sequence ATGGAAAACGCCGCTGATACTAGTCTTAGGACATTGATGTTTAATGATAAAATCGATACTCCAAACCTTGGAGATTTTCTCAGAGTCAaagaagacaacaacaacaacaacaatcttgCAGGCCTTACATTAGGCGCTGTGTTGAGCATCAAACTagaatcttcttcttcttcttcttcttctttacctgTCCACTCCAACAGAACTCTTCTTGATATCATTCGAGACGATCCCAACAGTGGCAGAGAAAACAGGCAACCTTGGAAACATTTCACAAACAAACTCCGTCTCAAACCTCCTGCCGAAGCCTGGACATCTAACATTTCCATTCAACAATGTAATGGTCCGATAATGTCTCGTAGGTTGTCCCGGGATGTTGTTCCTACATATTCGGAGGTAGAAAATACTGGGGAGCCGGAGATATCTGCGTCTGAGTCAACAAGAAGTAGAATATTGGAAATAATGCGTGTTGAGAATGAAACTGCAGAAGAGGAACAAGAAGCAATTGGAGTGGAGGTGGAGGATCAACCAGTGCGAATGTCATTAATGGCCTTGTTAACAGAGAATGATGGAGACGGATCAGCTTATATGATGggagatgaagatgaagaagaagatcatGATGAATTGGACGGTGTTAATGAAGTTCCTGCTGCCGATGCCTGTGCTGGTGCCAGCGGAGAAAACAATTGTTGTGTGTGTATGTTGAGACAGAAAGGTGCTGCGTTTATACCTTGTGGACATACATTTTGCAGGTTGTGTTCAAGGGAGCTTTGGGTTCAAAGAG
- the LOC107842628 gene encoding uncharacterized protein LOC107842628 isoform X2, giving the protein MENAADTSLRTLMFNDKIDTPNLGDFLRVKEDNNNNNNLAGLTLGAVLSIKLESSSSSSSSLPVHSNRTLLDIIRDDPNSGRENRQPWKHFTNKLRLKPPAEAWTSNISIQQCNGPIMSRRLSRDVVPTYSEVENTGEPEISASESTRSRILEIMRVENETAEEEQEAIGVEVEDQPVRMSLMALLTENDGDGSAYMMGDEDEEEDHDELDGVNEVPAADACAGASGENNCCVCMLRQKGAAFIPCGHTFCRLCSRELWVQRGLVSRCAIVPLFLFVSCVDEEVALH; this is encoded by the coding sequence ATGGAAAACGCCGCTGATACTAGTCTTAGGACATTGATGTTTAATGATAAAATCGATACTCCAAACCTTGGAGATTTTCTCAGAGTCAaagaagacaacaacaacaacaacaatcttgCAGGCCTTACATTAGGCGCTGTGTTGAGCATCAAACTagaatcttcttcttcttcttcttcttctttacctgTCCACTCCAACAGAACTCTTCTTGATATCATTCGAGACGATCCCAACAGTGGCAGAGAAAACAGGCAACCTTGGAAACATTTCACAAACAAACTCCGTCTCAAACCTCCTGCCGAAGCCTGGACATCTAACATTTCCATTCAACAATGTAATGGTCCGATAATGTCTCGTAGGTTGTCCCGGGATGTTGTTCCTACATATTCGGAGGTAGAAAATACTGGGGAGCCGGAGATATCTGCGTCTGAGTCAACAAGAAGTAGAATATTGGAAATAATGCGTGTTGAGAATGAAACTGCAGAAGAGGAACAAGAAGCAATTGGAGTGGAGGTGGAGGATCAACCAGTGCGAATGTCATTAATGGCCTTGTTAACAGAGAATGATGGAGACGGATCAGCTTATATGATGggagatgaagatgaagaagaagatcatGATGAATTGGACGGTGTTAATGAAGTTCCTGCTGCCGATGCCTGTGCTGGTGCCAGCGGAGAAAACAATTGTTGTGTGTGTATGTTGAGACAGAAAGGTGCTGCGTTTATACCTTGTGGACATACATTTTGCAGGTTGTGTTCAAGGGAGCTTTGGGTTCAAAGAG